The following proteins are encoded in a genomic region of Hymenobacter siberiensis:
- a CDS encoding M13 family metallopeptidase, translated as MKKSLLLLPLLAAAVTGCPSNSLKTASTADKPDILHAALDTTVAPGDDFFSYANGTWIKNNPIPASESNMGIGKKVQDEVYARLRQTSIEAAGAQNATPGSNAQKIGDFWAVGMDSVKADKLGATPLKPELDRIAAMKTVAEVPGVIGHEIPLGVNALIGPRVGQDDKNSDKMALYLRQAGLGLPNRDYYFNTDSRTKNIRAEYVKHVANTFRLLGQDDATAQANAARVMALETTLAKSSRKLEALRDPYANYHKMSIAQLDKLTPGIDWKTWLGQMGGTSVDTVIVGQPEFYQTVGQLLKTKPLDDWKAYLAWHVAHEYAPTLSGPFVDENFHFYGTVLRGATAIRPRWKRVLDMQENALGDALGQLFVKEYFKPEAKARYDTLVKNVVSAFADHIQKVDWMSAPTKVVALDKLHKITPKVGYPDKWKDYSALTIDRSSLAANVMHANLWQHNYELNKLGKPVDRTEWGMTPQTYNAYYNGSNNEIVLPAAAFAIPGLLDADADDALVYGYAGASTIGHELTHGFDDEGSQYDAHGNLHEWWSKEDRKRFNERVNGIVKQFNDYTLLDSLHINGKATAGENIADLGGIVIGLDAFKKTKQYKEGKKINGLTPTQRYFLGYALGWQMHVRDESLASQLLTDVHSPAQYRVNGPMADVPAFYEAFGIKPGQKLYRPDSTRVIIW; from the coding sequence ATGAAAAAATCTCTGCTTCTCCTGCCCCTGCTGGCTGCGGCCGTCACCGGCTGCCCCTCCAACTCCCTGAAAACGGCCAGCACTGCCGATAAACCCGACATCCTACACGCGGCTCTGGACACGACCGTGGCTCCCGGCGACGACTTTTTCTCCTACGCCAACGGCACCTGGATTAAGAACAACCCCATCCCGGCGTCGGAGAGCAATATGGGCATCGGCAAAAAGGTGCAGGACGAGGTGTATGCCCGCCTGCGCCAGACTAGCATTGAGGCGGCCGGGGCCCAAAATGCCACGCCCGGCAGCAACGCGCAGAAAATTGGCGATTTCTGGGCCGTGGGCATGGATTCGGTAAAGGCCGATAAACTCGGGGCCACGCCCCTGAAACCGGAGCTGGACCGTATCGCGGCCATGAAAACGGTAGCCGAAGTACCGGGCGTTATCGGCCACGAAATACCGCTGGGCGTGAATGCGCTCATTGGCCCGCGCGTGGGCCAGGACGATAAGAACAGCGACAAAATGGCCCTCTACCTGCGTCAGGCGGGCCTGGGCCTGCCCAACCGCGACTACTACTTCAACACCGACTCGCGCACCAAAAACATCCGCGCCGAGTACGTGAAGCACGTTGCCAACACCTTCCGGCTGCTGGGCCAGGATGACGCCACGGCCCAGGCCAACGCTGCCCGGGTAATGGCCCTGGAAACCACGCTGGCCAAGTCCTCGCGCAAGCTCGAAGCCCTGCGCGACCCGTATGCCAACTACCACAAAATGAGCATCGCGCAGCTCGACAAGCTCACGCCCGGCATCGACTGGAAAACCTGGCTCGGCCAGATGGGCGGAACCAGCGTGGACACCGTCATCGTGGGCCAGCCCGAATTTTACCAAACGGTAGGGCAGTTGCTGAAAACCAAGCCGCTCGACGACTGGAAAGCCTACCTCGCCTGGCACGTAGCCCACGAGTATGCGCCCACGCTCAGCGGCCCGTTTGTGGATGAGAACTTCCATTTCTACGGCACGGTGCTGCGCGGGGCCACGGCCATCCGCCCGCGCTGGAAGCGGGTGCTGGATATGCAGGAGAATGCCCTGGGCGATGCGCTGGGCCAGCTTTTCGTGAAAGAATACTTCAAGCCCGAAGCCAAAGCCCGCTACGACACCCTGGTGAAAAACGTGGTATCCGCCTTCGCCGACCACATCCAGAAAGTGGACTGGATGAGCGCGCCCACCAAAGTAGTGGCCCTGGATAAGCTCCACAAAATCACCCCCAAAGTGGGCTACCCCGATAAGTGGAAAGACTACTCGGCCCTGACCATTGACCGCAGCTCATTGGCCGCCAATGTAATGCACGCCAACCTGTGGCAGCACAACTACGAGCTGAACAAGCTGGGCAAACCCGTGGACCGCACCGAATGGGGCATGACGCCGCAGACCTACAACGCCTACTACAACGGCTCTAACAACGAGATTGTGTTGCCGGCCGCCGCCTTCGCCATCCCCGGCCTGCTCGATGCCGATGCCGACGACGCGCTGGTGTACGGCTACGCTGGCGCCAGCACCATCGGCCACGAGCTTACCCATGGTTTCGACGATGAGGGCAGCCAGTACGACGCCCACGGCAACCTACACGAGTGGTGGAGCAAAGAAGACCGCAAGCGCTTCAACGAGCGTGTGAATGGCATCGTGAAGCAATTCAACGACTATACGCTGCTCGATTCGCTGCACATCAACGGCAAGGCCACGGCCGGCGAAAACATCGCCGACCTCGGTGGAATCGTCATTGGCCTCGATGCCTTCAAAAAGACCAAACAGTACAAAGAGGGCAAAAAAATCAACGGCCTTACGCCTACGCAGCGCTACTTCCTGGGCTACGCCCTGGGCTGGCAGATGCATGTGCGCGACGAGAGCCTGGCGTCGCAGCTGCTCACCGACGTGCACTCGCCCGCCCAATACCGCGTGAACGGCCCGATGGCCGACGTGCCGGCCTTCTACGAAGCGTTCGGCATTAAGCCCGGCCAGAAACTCTACCGGCCCGATTCGACGCGCGTGATAATTTGGTAA
- a CDS encoding COG3415 family protein has translation MKAYSIDLRERVVAACALPGVRIYQVAAQFRVSISFVDKLLCRQRTTGSVAALPPSGGPAPRLDPAGRAQLLVCLGQQPDATLDEVRAALAAAGGPALSRTAVWRAVESMRWGRKKKAFTPPNAIRSGS, from the coding sequence ATGAAAGCCTATTCGATTGATTTGCGGGAGCGCGTGGTGGCCGCCTGTGCCCTGCCAGGGGTCCGCATTTATCAGGTGGCGGCCCAATTTAGGGTATCCATCTCCTTTGTGGACAAACTCTTGTGCCGGCAGCGCACCACGGGTTCGGTGGCGGCCTTGCCGCCCAGCGGCGGTCCTGCGCCACGGCTGGACCCGGCGGGCCGGGCGCAGTTGCTCGTCTGCCTGGGCCAGCAGCCCGACGCGACGCTCGACGAGGTGCGAGCGGCTCTGGCGGCGGCCGGCGGGCCGGCCCTGAGTCGCACGGCCGTGTGGCGGGCCGTGGAAAGCATGCGCTGGGGCCGCAAAAAAAAAGCGTTCACGCCGCCGAACGCGATACGGAGCGGGTCGTAG
- a CDS encoding IS630 family transposase produces the protein MAGRGKHALGPQKKSVHAAERDTERVVALRRSFVEAVQAEDWTRFVFVDETSTNLTYCRRYGRAAQGRRVDQAVPLHGGPNVTLIAALTPNGLGALLSVNGAVNGDVFTAYLDQVLGPTLRPGDVVVLDNLSVHKVDGLEQVVQKYGARLLYLPPYSPDFNPIELAFSKLKTWLRKAQARTRDALEEAIRTAAEWISEHDAKNWFDHCGYHVH, from the coding sequence GTGGCGGGCCGTGGAAAGCATGCGCTGGGGCCGCAAAAAAAAAGCGTTCACGCCGCCGAACGCGATACGGAGCGGGTCGTAGCCTTGCGCCGCTCGTTCGTGGAGGCCGTGCAAGCGGAAGACTGGACGCGCTTCGTGTTCGTGGACGAGACCAGCACCAACCTGACCTATTGCCGCCGCTACGGCCGCGCCGCGCAGGGCCGGCGCGTGGACCAGGCCGTGCCCTTGCACGGCGGCCCCAACGTGACGCTCATCGCCGCGCTCACGCCCAACGGACTCGGGGCCCTGTTAAGCGTGAACGGCGCCGTCAACGGGGACGTGTTTACGGCCTACCTCGACCAGGTGCTGGGTCCCACACTGCGGCCGGGCGACGTGGTGGTGCTCGATAACCTGTCCGTGCACAAGGTAGACGGGCTGGAGCAGGTGGTCCAAAAATACGGGGCGCGGCTGCTATATCTGCCCCCATATTCCCCCGATTTTAACCCGATTGAATTGGCTTTCAGCAAACTTAAAACCTGGTTGCGCAAGGCCCAGGCCCGCACCCGTGATGCGCTGGAAGAAGCCATTCGCACGGCGGCCGAATGGATAAGCGAGCACGATGCCAAAAACTGGTTTGACCATTGCGGCTATCATGTACACTGA